The Nocardia sp. NBC_01503 sequence TTGTTGGCCGCCAGCGAATCCACCCGATTCTTCCCCATGCTCACCACCGCGGCGGGCACCGTGAAGCCCGCGACCGTCCTGGTCCTCGGCGTCGGTGTCGCGGGCCTGCAGGCCCTGGCCACCGCCAAGCGCCTGGGCGGGCGGACCACCGGTTACGACGTGCGGCCCGAGGTCGCCGATCAGGTGCGCTCGGTCGGCGCGCAGTGGCTCGATCTCGGTATCGACGCCGCCGGTGAAGGCGGTTACGCCCGTGAGCTTTCCGATGAGGAGCGCGCCCAGCAGCAGACCGCCCTGGAGAACGCCATCAAGGGCTTCGACGTGGTGGTCACCACCGCGCTGGTGCCCGGCCGCCCCGCACCGCGCCTGGTGACGGCCGCCGCGGTCGAGGGTATGAAGCCCGGCTCGGTGATCGTGGATATGGCGGGTGAGACCGGCGGTAACTGCGAGCTCACCGAACCCGGCAAAACCGTTGTGCGGCACGGGGTCACCATCGCCTCACCGCTGAACCTCCCGGCCACCATGCCCGAGCACGCCTCGGAGTTGTACTCCAAGAACATCTCCGCGCTGCTGGAACTGATGCTGAAGGACGGTGCCCTGGCACCCGATTTCAGTGATCAGGTGCTGGCCGATTCCTGCGTCACCCGTGAGGTGGAAGCCTGATGTACACCGAACTGCTCGCGAATATCGCGATCCTGGTGCTGTCCGGATTCGTCGGCTTCGCCGTCATCTCCAAGGTGCCCAACACCCTGCACACCCCACTCATGTCCGGCACCAACGCCATTCACGGCATTGTCGTGCTCGGCGCGCTGGTGGTGTTCGGCAAGATCGAGCACCCCTCGGTGCTCATGCAGATCATCCTGTTCGTCGCGGTCGTCTTCGGCACGCTGAACGTGATCGGCGGCTTCGTCGTCACCGACCGCATGCTCGGCATGTTCAAGGCGAAGAAGCCCGCTGCGGAAGAGAAGGCGGGCAAATAAGCCATGGATAATCTGGTCAATATTCTGTACATCGTCGCCTTCGCGATGTTCATCTACGGTCTGATGGGCCTGACCGGCCCCAAGACCGCGGTGCGCGGTAATCAGATCGCCGCGGTCGGCATGGCGATCGCGGTCGGCGCGACCCTGCTCTCCATCCGGGACTCCAATAACTGGTTCATCATCGTCGCCGGTCTGGTGGTCGGTATCGGCCTGGGCGTGCCGCCCGCACGGTTCACCAAGATGACCGCCATGCCGCAGCTGGTCGCCGCGTTCAACGGTGTCGGCGGTGGCACGGTGGCCTTGATCGCGTGGGCGGAATTCCTGGAGACCAAGGGCTTCTCGGACTTCCCGTCCGGGGAACAGCCGACCGCGCATATCGTGATCGCCTCGCTCTTCGCGGCCATCATCGGCTCGGTGTCGTTCTGGGGCTCCTGCATCGCGTTCGCGAAACTGCAGGAACTGTTGTCCGGCAAGCCGATCAGCGTCGGCAAGCTGCAGCAGCCGCTGAACCTGCTGCTGTTCGCCGGTGCCATCGCCGCCGCGGTCGTCATCGGCATCGGAGCGACCAAAGACGGTGTGCCGCAGTACTGGATGATCCTGGTGCTGGTGCTCGCGGGCATCCTCGGTTTGATGGTCGTACTACCCATCGGCGGCGCGGACATGCCCGTCGTCATCTCGCTGCTCAACGCTCTCACCGGATTGTCGGCCGCCGCAGCGGGTTTGGCGCTGAACAACACCGCCATGATCGTGGCGGGCATGATCGTCGGCGCGTCCGGCACCATCCTGACCAACCTGATGGCCAAGGCCATGAACCGCTCCATCCCCGCGATCGTCGCGGGTGGATTCGGCGGCGGTTCAACGGCTCCCGGTGCTTCGGGTGACGGTGAGCAGAAGCAGGCCAAGGCCACCTCCGCCGCGGATGCCGCGATCCAGATGGCCTACGCCAACCAGGTGATCGTGGTCCCCGGCTACGGTATGGCCGTGGCCCAGGCCCAGCACGCGGTCAAGGAGATGGCGGCGCTGCTCGAGGCCAAGGGCGTCGAGGTCAAGTACGCCATCCACCCCGTCGCCGGTCGCATGCCCGGGCATATGAACGTGCTGCTGGCCGAGGCCGAGGTCTCCTACGACGCCATGAAGGAAATGGACGATATCAACGGCGAATTCAGCCGCACCGATGTCGCCCTGGTCATCGGCGCCAACGATGTCACCAACCCGGCCGCGCGTGAGGACCCCTCCTCGCCGATCTACGGCATGCCGGTGCTCAATGTCGATCAGGCCAAGTCGGTGATCGTGCTCAAGCGCTCGATGAACTCCGGCTTCGCCGGTATCGACAACCCGCTGTTCTACGCCGACACCACCTCCATGCTGTTCGGCGACGCCAAGAAGTCCGTCGGTGCGGTCACCGAGGAACTCAAGGCGCTCTAGGGTTTTCACCCGGATACCCCGTTCTTGACCTCAAGGTCTAGAACGGGGTATCTTCATGTCATGGGCCGCCCGCGCGAATTCGAAGCCGACTCCGTAGTGGAGCAGGCGATGGAGACGTTCTGGACCCATGGCTATGCCAATACCTCACCCGCCCTGCTCGCCGAGGCGACCGGGATCGGAAAAGGCAGTCTGTACAACACTTTCGGAAGTAAGCGGCAGCTGTTCGACCTGGCCCTGGCTCATTACGAACAGATGGGGGTACGGCTCGTCACGCAGATCCTGTCACAACCCGGAACCACCCGGGAGCGGCTGCGCGCCTGGCTCCGGTTCGCGGTGGACGCCGACCTGGAGGGGTCGGTGCGGCGCGGCTGTATGGTGACGAACACCGCCGTGGAGCTCGCCGGGCACGATGAGCAGGCCACCGCGGCGGTGCGCGCGGGCCTCGAACGCATTACAGCGGCGGTGGCCGATCGCATCGAGCAGGGGCGACGTGATGGTGACGTACGCGCGGATATCGATGCCCGGGCCTACGCGGACTTCATGTCGAATACCCTGGCGGGACTTCGGATTACGGCCAAGACCGCCGACGCCGCGATGCTGTACCGCATTATCGACACCGCACTCTCCACCCTCTGACCACACTCCGGCCCCCGCACCGCGCGGGCGGCCTTTTCTTTTACCCCAATTTTTGACCTACAGTTCAAGAAAGGCATCACCATGGATCTCGGCCTCGAGGGCAAAACAGCAGTCATCACCGGAGCCAGCCGCGGCATCGGCCTCGCCATTGCCGAAACACTTGCCGCCGAAGGGGTTCGGCTGGTCGGCGCGGCCCGCACGATCACCCCCGAACTCGAAAAGGTCGCCGCGGCAGCGATTTCCGTCGATCTGAGCAGCACCGAGGGCGCGCAACGACTGGTTGCCGAGTCGCTCGCCGAGCTGGGCGGCATCGATATCCTGATCAACAATGTCGGCGGCGGCGATGCGAGCCAGCTCGCGGGCGGGCTCGGCGGCATTCTCGATGCACGCGATGAGCAGATGCGAAACTTCTTCGACCTCAACCTGTTCGGCGTTATCGCCGCTACCCGGGCGGCGCTGCCCAGCATTGTCGAGCGACGCGGCGCGATCGTCACCGTCTCCTCGATCAATTCGCGACTGCCCGCGGCCGGACCGGTCGGCTACAGCGAGGCGAAGGCGGCGCTCACCGCGTTCA is a genomic window containing:
- a CDS encoding Re/Si-specific NAD(P)(+) transhydrogenase subunit alpha; amino-acid sequence: MDTTQSDPSGAPNSVDSRAPHGARVGVVRETNADERRVALVPKIIPSLLKQGVEVIVESGAGLGALIPDEAYVDAGASIGDPWNTDVVVKVAPPNDAEIAKLHSGQTLIGFLAPRNADTKIGALKDAGVQAFAVEAIPRISRAQVMDALSSQANVAGYKAVLLAASESTRFFPMLTTAAGTVKPATVLVLGVGVAGLQALATAKRLGGRTTGYDVRPEVADQVRSVGAQWLDLGIDAAGEGGYARELSDEERAQQQTALENAIKGFDVVVTTALVPGRPAPRLVTAAAVEGMKPGSVIVDMAGETGGNCELTEPGKTVVRHGVTIASPLNLPATMPEHASELYSKNISALLELMLKDGALAPDFSDQVLADSCVTREVEA
- a CDS encoding NAD(P) transhydrogenase subunit alpha; this translates as MYTELLANIAILVLSGFVGFAVISKVPNTLHTPLMSGTNAIHGIVVLGALVVFGKIEHPSVLMQIILFVAVVFGTLNVIGGFVVTDRMLGMFKAKKPAAEEKAGK
- a CDS encoding NAD(P)(+) transhydrogenase (Re/Si-specific) subunit beta, translating into MDNLVNILYIVAFAMFIYGLMGLTGPKTAVRGNQIAAVGMAIAVGATLLSIRDSNNWFIIVAGLVVGIGLGVPPARFTKMTAMPQLVAAFNGVGGGTVALIAWAEFLETKGFSDFPSGEQPTAHIVIASLFAAIIGSVSFWGSCIAFAKLQELLSGKPISVGKLQQPLNLLLFAGAIAAAVVIGIGATKDGVPQYWMILVLVLAGILGLMVVLPIGGADMPVVISLLNALTGLSAAAAGLALNNTAMIVAGMIVGASGTILTNLMAKAMNRSIPAIVAGGFGGGSTAPGASGDGEQKQAKATSAADAAIQMAYANQVIVVPGYGMAVAQAQHAVKEMAALLEAKGVEVKYAIHPVAGRMPGHMNVLLAEAEVSYDAMKEMDDINGEFSRTDVALVIGANDVTNPAAREDPSSPIYGMPVLNVDQAKSVIVLKRSMNSGFAGIDNPLFYADTTSMLFGDAKKSVGAVTEELKAL
- a CDS encoding TetR/AcrR family transcriptional regulator — encoded protein: MGRPREFEADSVVEQAMETFWTHGYANTSPALLAEATGIGKGSLYNTFGSKRQLFDLALAHYEQMGVRLVTQILSQPGTTRERLRAWLRFAVDADLEGSVRRGCMVTNTAVELAGHDEQATAAVRAGLERITAAVADRIEQGRRDGDVRADIDARAYADFMSNTLAGLRITAKTADAAMLYRIIDTALSTL
- a CDS encoding SDR family oxidoreductase produces the protein MDLGLEGKTAVITGASRGIGLAIAETLAAEGVRLVGAARTITPELEKVAAAAISVDLSSTEGAQRLVAESLAELGGIDILINNVGGGDASQLAGGLGGILDARDEQMRNFFDLNLFGVIAATRAALPSIVERRGAIVTVSSINSRLPAAGPVGYSEAKAALTAFSKRLSEEFGPQGVRVNTVSPGPVATDIWHGADSLGSRLAAANGVTHEQFLNVMPETFGIASGRISTAAEVAALVTFLASDRVTNVLGADFVIDGGILKTA